One genomic region from Prunus persica cultivar Lovell chromosome G3, Prunus_persica_NCBIv2, whole genome shotgun sequence encodes:
- the LOC18788001 gene encoding probable WRKY transcription factor 23 has translation MDVKKDVVKMEDNSTNIGCGFSSSPFSGIFDFCEGEKSSSLGFMELLGAGQDFCTNSLFDYLPQTPSMLPSLAPNFPKTSIMAKECSDYSLNQQPATPNSSSISSASSEALNEEQTDNKGAADQDEEEEHDQPKTKKELKAKKASQKRQREPRFAFMTKSEVDHLEDGYRWRKYGQKAVKNSPFPRSYYRCTSTACNVKKRVERSFNDPSIVVTTYEGQHTHPSPLIPRPTLTASASAQPNISTTFAMPSMPRTLLSHHYQQQLQPFNFCNYVNGGSPTANASGTGFHSERRFCTPATGSAMLTDHGLLQDIVPSHMLKQE, from the exons ATGGATGTGAAGAAGGATGTGGTAAAGATGGAGGACAATAGTACCAATATTGGATGTGGGTTTTCCTCATCACCATTTTCAGGCATATTTGATTTCTGTGAAGGAGAAAAGAGCTCATCTTTAGGGTTTATGGAGCTTTTGGGTGCTGGCCAGGACTTTTGTACTAACTCCTTGTTTGATTATTTGCCTCAGACACCATCTATGTTGCCTTCATTAGCTCCAAACTTTCCAAAAACTTCCATAATGGCAAAGGAGTGCTCCGACTACTCTTTGAATCAGCAGCCTGCAACACCAAACTCTTCATCGATTTCATCTGCATCCAGTGAGGCTCTGAACGAGGAACAGACTGATAATAAAGGTGCTGCAGaccaagatgaagaagaagaacatgacCAACCAAAGACCAAGAAAGA GTTGAAAGCGAAGAAGGCAAGTCagaagagacagagagaaccCAGATTTGCATTCATGACCAAGAGTGAGGTTGATCATCTGGAAGATGGCTACAGATGGAGAAAGTACGGTCAAAAAGCTGTGAAAAACAGCCCCTTCCCCAG GAGTTACTATCGATGCACAAGTACAGCATGTAATGTGAAGAAGCGAGTGGAGCGATCTTTCAATGACCCAAGCATCGTTGTGACAACTTATGAAGGCCAACACACACACCCAAGCCCACTCATACCTCGCCCAACTCTCACGGCTTCGGCTTCTGCTCAACCCAATATCTCTACCACCTTTGCCATGCCTTCAATGCCCAGAACCCTATTATCTCATCACTATCAACAGCAACTGCAACCTTTCAATTTCTGCAACTATGTTAATGGTGGCTCACCAACAGCAAATGCTAGCGGCACCGGCTTTCATAGCGAAAGGCGGTTTTGCACCCCAGCAACTGGTTCTGCTATGTTGACAGACCATGGGCTTCTTCAAGACATAGTCCCCTCCCATATGCTGAAGCAAGAGtag
- the LOC18788025 gene encoding transcription factor UPBEAT1, with protein sequence MGSQNPLLVSLDLKGMVLKNEGKSYTKWNKVNMIITRESGGVVKNKRTTKRRRILKKRGTLKRLQQSARMRSNGIQRRVKTLKRLIPKTDSSTGLDGLFRETVDYILSLQSRVTLLQIMVQALAPGSHHDE encoded by the coding sequence ATGGGTTCTCAGAATCCTCTCCTTGTTTCCCTTGATTTGAAGGGCATGGTCCTAAAAAATGAGGGAAAGTCCTATACAAAGTGGAACAAAGTTAATATGATCATCACAAGGGAAAGTGGAGGAGTTGTGAAGAACAAGAGAACaaccaaaagaagaaggataTTAAAGAAGAGGGGGACACTGAAGCGCCTCCAACAAAGTGCAAGAATGCGCAGCAATGGGATCCAAAGAAGGGTGAAAACCTTGAAGAGACTGATCCCAAAAACCGATTCGTCGACGGGGTTGGATGGACTCTTCAGAGAGACAGTTGATTACATCTTGTCCTTGCAAAGTAGAGTAACGCTCTTGCAAATTATGGTTCAGGCATTGGCACCTGGTTCTCATCATGATGAGTGA